GGCCTCCGCGACCGCGCCGGCGGTCTCGGCGCCCTTCGCCAGCACCTGCATGAGGTGGTCCTGGTCGTCGAGCAGCTCGAGGGTCCGGTCGCGGAACGGGGTGACGAAGTCGACCACCACGTCGGCGAGGTCCTTCTTGAGGTCGCCGTACATCTTGCCGGCGTACTGCGCCTCGAGGGCCGAGATCGGCTCACCGGTGAGCGCGGAGTAGATCGTGAGCAGGTTGCTCACACCCGGCTTCTCCTCCTGGTCGAACCGGATCTCCGTGCCGGAGTCGGTCACCGCGGAGCGGATCTTCTTCGCCGTGACCTTCGGGTCGTCGAGCATCTCGATGATGCCGCTGGGCGCGGAGCTCGACTTCGACATCTTCCGGGTCGGGTCCTGGAGGTCGTAGAGCTTGGCCGTCGCCTTGAGGATGTAGGGCTCCGGCAGCCGGAAGGTCTTCTTGAACCGGCTGTTGAACCGCTGCGCGAGGTCGCGGGTCAGCTCGAGGTGCTGGCGCTGGTCCTCGCCGACCGGTACGTAGTGCGGGCGGTAGAGCAGGATGTCGGCCGCCATCAGCACCGGGTAGGCGAAGAGGCCGACGCTCGCGGCTCCCTCGCCGCCCTTGGCCGACTTGTCCTTGAACTGGGTCATCCGGCGGGCCTCGCCGAAGCCGGTCAGGCCGTTGAGGACCCAGGCCAGCTGGGCGTGCGCGGGCACGTGGCTCTGCACGAAGATCGCCGACTTCGCAGGGTCGACGCCGGCGGCGATCAGCTGGGCCGCGCCCCGCAGGGTCCGCTCGCGCAGGAGCTTCGGGTCCCACTCGACCGTGAGCGCGTGCATGTCGGCGATGAAGAAGAAGGGCTGGTGGTCACGCTGCAGGTCCACCCACTGACGGACCGCACCCACGTAGTTGCCGAGGTGGAAGGAGTCCGAGGTCGGCTGGATCCCGGAGAGGACGCGCGGACGCGCCACCCCCTCGGGCACGGCCGGCTGGGCGGTCTCCGGCACGGGCGTGTGCTCGGTCGTGGCGGACATGGGAGCGATTGTCTCAGGCGCCCGCGCGCCGGGTCACGCGGGTGCGGCCGCCACGGACGCCCGGCGGTGGGTCACCGCCGAGACGAGGAGGATCGCGACGCCGATGGCGGCCAGCCCGGCGCCGACGAGCGCCGGCGCGCGGTAGCCGTGGCCGGCCGCGATGACGAGCCCGCCGAGCCAGGCGCCGAGGGCGTTGGCGATGTTGAGGGCGGCGTGGTTCATCGCGGCGCCCAGGGTCACCGCTCCCCCGGCGACGTCCATCAGCCGCAGCTGGAGGTTGACCACGAGCACCGAGCCGGTCGCGGTGACGAGGAACGCGACGGGGAGCAGCAGCCACCCATGCGGCGCGGCGGCGTAGTAGACGAGCATCAGCACGATGCCGGTCGCGCCGGACAGGATCAGGCTGCGGAAGACCGACCAGGCGGCCAGCTCGCCGGCGAGCCAGGTGCCGACGACCATGCCGAGGCCGAGCGCCAGCACGAAGAAGGGCACGGTGCCCCGCTCGAGGCCGCCGACCTCGGTGACGGTCTTCGCGATGTAGGAGTAGACGGCGAACATGCCGCCGAAGCCGACCGCGCCGACGGCCATCGTCAGCCAGACCTGCAGGCTGCCGAAGAACTCCCGCGCCTCCTTGCGACCGCTCGCCTCCGGGTCGCCGGGCACGGACGGGACGACGGCGAGCACCATCGCGACGGTGGCGAGCGCGAGCAGGCCGCCCAGGAGGTACGTCGAGCGCCAGCCCACCTGCTGGCCGAGGAAGGTGGCCAGGGGCACGCCGACGACATTGGCCACCGACAGCCCGAGCATCACGCTGGCGACCGCCCGGCCGCGGCGCTCGGGCGTGACCAGGCTGGCCGCGACGAGGCTGGCGACGCCGAAGTAGGCGCCGTGCGGCAGTCCGTCGAGGAACCTGGCCGCGGTGAGCACCTCGTAGCTCGGAGCCGCGGCGCTGAGGATGTTGAAGACGGCGTACACGCCCATCAGGCCGACGAGCATGCCGCGGCGCGGCAGGGCGGCGCCGAAGAAGGCGAGGATCGGCACACCGACCACGACGCCCAGCGCGTACGCCGAGATGATGTGGCCGGCCGTGGGGACGGACACGTCCACGCCCTCGGCGACCTCGGGCAGCACGCCCATCGTCATGAACTCGGTCGTGCCGATGGTGAAGCCACCGACCGCGAGCGCCAGGATCGCCAGCACCGGCCGGGCGTGGGCCAGCTCGGGCTCGGACAGGGCCTCGGTCGAGGTCGCGGGCGCAGAGGTCACGTGGGATGGTAACCGGCCCGAGCGGCTTCCTATTCCGAGAGGTCGGATGTCTCCGCGGCCCGCCGGGCGCGCTCCTCGTACGCCGCCCGCGCGGCGGGGTCCGCCGAGCTGAGCACGTCGCCGGCGCGCGTCGCCCGGCTCATCGCGTCCTGCACGAAGCGCGGCAGCGCCAGGCTCCCCTTGCCGAGCCCCTGGGTCCAGCGCGGGACCCACAGCTCCGGCCTCGGCCGGCGTACGGCGGCCTCGATCACCTCGGCGACGTCGTCGGCGGTCACCGGCTTGATCCCCCGCGCCGCGGGCACCCCGGCGGCCAGCTCGGTCTGCACGACGGTCGGCAGCACGACGGTCACGTCGATCCCGTCGGGCGCGAGCTCCTGGCGGATGGCCTCGCTGAACCCGACCACCGCGAACTTCGACGCGGAGTAGGTCGCACCGTGGGGCACGGCCACCCGGCCCACGGCCGAGGCGACGTTGACGATGTGGCCACGACCGCGGTCGACCATCCCCGGCGCGACCGCCTTCACGCCGTTGATGACGCCGTGCACGTTGACGTCGAGGATGGTGCGGGCGACGCCGACGGGCTCCTTCAGCACCGGGCCCAGCGGCATGATCCCGGCGTTGTTGACCAGCACGTCGAACGGGCCGAGGTGGGCCACCTCGGCGAGGAACGCGGTCCAGGAGTCCGGGTCGGTGACGTCGAGGTGGGCGGTGGCCACGCGGTCGTCGTACCCGCTCGCGACCTGGGCGGCGAGGCCCGCGTCGAGGTCCCCGACCGCAACCCGGGCGCCCTGGCGTGCGAAGCGCTCGACCGTGGCGCGGCCGATGCCGCGGGCGCCTCCGGTGACGATGACGGACAGGTCGGCGAGGGGGCGGCTCATGGTTGCCTCCGGGTCGGGCGGTTGGTCAGGGTCGGACGAGGTCGATGGGCTGGCCGTCCTTCGGGAACGGCAGCGAGTGGTTGTCGAGCGGCGCGACGTACGACGGGTCGACGCTCCACCGGTGGGTGCGCAGCAGCCGGTGCAGGATCGCCTTCACCTCGGCGCCGGCGAAGTGGAGGCCGATGCACTTGTGCACCCCGCCGCCGAACGGCGACCAGGCGTAGCGGTGCGACTTGTCCTCGCGCCGCTCGGGCCCGAACCGGTCCGGGTCGAAGCGGTCCGGCTCGGTCCACAGGTCGTCCATCAGGTGCGAGAACTGGACGCCCACGGCGACATGGGAGCCCGCCGGCACCCGGACGCCCTGCACCACGGTGTCCTTGACCGCGCGCCGCGCGAGCATCGGGACGGGAGCGCGGAGCCGGAGGCTCTCCTTCATGACCAGGTCGAGCGAGGTCAGCTGCTCCAGCTCGGCCAGCGACGGGGCCTCCCCGAGCGCGAGCGACTCCGCGCGACAGCGCTCCTGCCACTCCGGGTGCTGGCCGAGGTGCTGGAGCATCGTCGACGTCGTGATCGTCGACGTGTCGTGCGCGGCCATCATCAGGAAGATCATGTGGTTGACGACGTCGTCGTCGGAGAAGCGCTCGCCGCCCTCGCCCTCGATGTGGCACAGCACGGAGAAGAGGTCGTCGGTGCGCTCGGCCCGCTTGGCCGGCAGGTAGTGGCGCAGGAACTCCTCGAGCACCCTGCGGCCGCGGTGCGCGCGCCCCCAGCGGGTGAACGGGACGTCGGCGCGCACCACGCCGGACGCCGCCTGGACGCAGGCGATGAACGCCTCGTTGACCCGCTGCATCTCCTCCGGCGAGGTGTCCGCCGCACCGCCCATGAAGATGTCGGCTGCGATGTCGAGGGTCAGCTGCTTCAGGGCCGGGTAGCAGCGGAAGCCGTCACCCGCCGGCCACGTGTCGAGGCCACGGGCGATGGCGGGATGCATCGCCTCGACGTACGACGCCAGGCGGTCGCGCGTGAAGGCCTCCTGCATGATCCGGCGGTGCAGGTGGTGCTCCTCGCCGTCGAGCAGCATCAGCCCGCGGTGGAAGAAGGGCCCGACCAGGCGGCCCCAGGCGGGGCCGTTGGCGAAGGCCTTGTCCCCGTTGCGGAGCGCCTCCTCGCAGGCGTCCGGCCCGAGGAGCATCACGAAGGTCTGGCCGAGGAAGGGGAACGGCGAGACCGGGCCGTAGGTCTCCCACTGGTGGCGCATCAGCGCGACGGGGTCCTTCGCGTAGGCCGTCACCCGCCCGAGCAGGGGCAGGCCGTGGTCGCCACGCCGCACCGCGGGGAGGTCGCGGGTCACCTGGTCGGTGGTCATGGAGCACAGCCTCATTCAGGAAGGACATCCTGTCAACCTTCTCTCCCGGCCGTCTCCGTGACAGGGTGGAGGGGTGGCGGTGCAGTCGGGGACCTACAAGGGCGTGAGCGCGGCGGACCGTGCGGCGGACCGCCGCCGTCGCCTGCTCGACGCGGCGCTGTCCGTGTGGGCCGACCCCGACCAACGGACGACGATGACCGCGGTGTGCCGTGCGGCCGGACTGACCGAGCGCTACTTCTACGAGAGCTTCGGTGGACTCGACGAGGTGCTGAGCGCCGTGGTGGAGGAGGTCGGGACCGAGATCGAGAGCACCACGCTCGCGGCGGCCGACGCCGCCGGAGCCGATCCCGCGGCCCGGATCACGGCGGCCGTCGCGGCGTTCGTCGACCTCCTGGTCGCCGACCCCCGCAAGGGCCGGGTCGCGATCATCGAGGCCGCCGCGCTGCCGGGGCTCCGGGCCCGTCGTACCCAGCTCCTGCGGCACTTCGCGCACCTCGCCGCCGAGGAGGCGCAGCACCACGCCGCCCGCCGTCACGAGGACGAGCTCGCCGGCCTGCTCTTCATCGGCGGCATGGCCGAGGTCGTCACCGCATGGCTCGACGGGGCCCTCGACGTCGCTCCCGAGGAGGTCGTCGCGACCGCCTCCCGGGCCTACCTCGGCCTCTACCCGACCTGACGCTCAGCCGGCGAGGTGGCCCCACTCGCCGGCGAGCTCGGTCCACGGCCCCACGGCGGCCACCTCCCCGTCCGCGAGTACGACGACCCGGTCGGCCTGCGCCAGCGCCGCCCGCTTGGACGTGGCGCCCACGACGGTGGTGTGGCGCTCGCGCAGGGCCGCCCACAGCTCGATCTCGGTGGCCGCGTCGAGCGCGCTCGAGACGTCGTCGGCGAGCAGGAGCTCGGCGTCGGCGGCGAGCGCCCGGGCGAGCGCCAGGCGCTGGACCTGTCCGCCGGACAGGCGCACGCCCCGGTGGCCGACGAGCGCGTCCGGACCGCCGGCCTCGGCGACGTCGGCGCCCAGGCGGGCGGCCGCGATCGGCTCCTCGAACCGGCGCTCGTGGCCGAGCTGGACGTTGTCGGCGAAGGTGCCCGACAGCACGCGCGGGACCTGCGCGACGTGGGCGACCTGACCCGGCCGCAGGAAGGCCTCGGCGTCCTGCACCTGCTGGTCGTTCCAGCGCACGGCACCGGTGTGGTCGATCAGGCCGGCGAGCGCGGAGAGCAGGCTGGACTTGCCCGAGCCGACTTGGCCGACGAGCAGCACCAGCTCGCCGCGGGCGATGGTGAGGTCGACGCCGGCGACGCCGATCGTGCCGTCGTCGTGGACAGCGGTGAAGTCGCGCAGGTGGAGCTGGTCGAGCGGGACCCGGCCGGGCGCCGCGGGCGCAGGAGCCGCGCCGGTGACGAGGTCGATGCCGTCGGGGAGCTCGACCAGGTCGACCCCGCCGGCGAAGCGCGAGGTCGCCCGTTGCCAGGAACGCACCCCGGGCGCCTCGGTGACGACGGCGCCGGCGACCCGGCCGAACCAGTCGAACCCGTTGACGGCCGTGGCGACCAGCAGCGCGGTGGCCAGGCCCCAGACGTCCCAGAGGTAGAAGGCCCACGCGGCCACGACGCCGACCTGGACCATCACCATCGGCACGCCGTCGAGGACGGCCTGCACCCGGTGCTCGAACACCGCGGCCTCGACCCGCCCGCCGTCGACGCGGCGCAGGTGGGCGTGCACCTGCGGCGTACGGCCGGCGAGCTTGACCGTGCGCGCGGACTCGACGGCGGAGACCAGCGCGCGGCCGAAGCCCGCCCGCGCCGCCGAGGACCGCGCGGCCGAGCGGCCGGCGATCGGGCGACCGATCGACGAGGCGAGGGCGCTCGACGTCATCACGACGAGCAGCACCGCACCGGCGAGCCAGGTGCCGCCGACGAGCATGGTGAACAGCGCAATGAGCAGGCCGTTGACGAAGTCGATCCAGCGGTCGGAGTAGCGGGCGTAGCGGTCGGCGTCCATCGACCGCGCGACCACCTCGCCCGGAGGCGTGCGAGGCAGGCGGTGCCCGGCGACCTGGCCGATCAGCACCGACATCCGCACCCTCAGCATGACCTCGATCCACCAGCGCGGGTAGCGGCGGATCGCGTCGGCGAGCAGCAGCGGGCCGGTCACCAGCAGCACCGCGAGCGCGGCCGTCAGCGGACCGACCGGTTCGCCGGCGTCGAGCCGGGCGACGATGTGGCCCCACACGAAGCCGGTGAGCGCGCCGAGCGGCGCGAAGATGCTGGCGAGCAGGAAGAGCACCACGGAGTAGAGGCCCCACCACGGCCGGACCCGCATCGCGTGCCACGTGCCCCGCGCCAGGGAGGGGCCGGTGCCGACGACGGGGCGTGCCGGCGGCTCGCCGGTACGACGGCGCCCACCCACGTGGCCCGACGCGTCCAGCGGGTCGGTGAGGTCCTGCTCGTCGTCGGCCGCGCTCGCGACGAGGAGCCGCTGGAACGGCCCGTCGACCACGGCCAGCTCCTCGCGCAGGCCCTGCTGGATGACGCGGCCGTGGTCGAGGACGGCGACCATCTCGGCACGCTCGATGGTGCTCAGCCGGTGGGCGACCAGGACGCCGGTGCGTCCGCTGATCAGCCGGTCGGCCGCGGCCACGACCCGGCTCTCGGTGACCGGGTCCATCCGCGCGGTGGCCTCGTCGAGCACGACGACCTGGACGTGACGGACCAGCAGCCGGGCGAACGCCACCAGCTGCTCCTCCCCCGCGGACAGCGTCGTCCCGCCCGGGCCGAGCAGCGTGTCCAGGCCCTGGGGCAGGCCGTCGACCCACTCGGTCAACCCGAGCTCGTCGACCGCCGCCTCGATCTCCTCGCGCGGCACGGAGGCGAAGAGGGCGATGTTCTCGGCGAGCGTCCCGGCGAGGATCTCGGTGCGCTGGGTGACCACGCCGACGCGGCGGCGCAGCTCGTGCAGGTCGAGCGTGGTGATGTCGGAGCCGCCGAGGAAGATCGTGCCGGCGGGCGGCTCGACGGCGCGCGAGAGCAGCGACGCGAGGGTCGACTTGCCCGAGCCGGTGCGGCCGACGAGCGCGACGGTGTGCCCCGCCTCGACGTACATCTCGACGTCCTGGAGCGCGAACGCACCCTCGGCGTAGGAGAAGTCGAGGTGGCGGATGCGCAGGTCGAGGGCTCCGGCCGGGACGTCCTCTCCCCCGACCGGCTCGGCCTCCACGGCGAGCAGCTGGCGCAGGCGCAGCACGGCGCCGAGCCCGGCCTGGATGTCGGGCAGCTGGTGGGCGAGGTTGTTGATCTGGCCGACGAAGATCGTGGTGACCAGGAAGAGCGTGACCAGCCGGTCGACCGGCAGCGAGCCGTGGCCGGCGAGCAGGACGCCCGCGAGGGCGACGGACAGCAGCAGGCCGTGCAGGACGAGGCCGACGCGCGCGGCGACGCGGCCCTCGATCCGCACCACGGCGCCGAACCGCTCGTGCACGAGGGCGGACAGCTTCGCCAGCCGTTGGACGGCGAACGCCTGGCCGAGGCTGGTGCGGAGGTCGTCGCGGCCCGCGATGCCCTCCTCGAGCGCGGCGGCATGGTCGGTCCAGGCCATCTCCTCGATGACCTTGAGCCGGGCGATCTCGACGAGCGCCGGGCGCATGACCCACACGGTCACCGCGCCGACGACCGGGAAGAGCACGAACGCCGGCCACCAGGTGAAGCCCGCGACCAGCCACATCGGCACGGCGCCGAAGCCCGTGCGCATCGCCATCCAGATCTGCTGGCGCAGCAGCGTGCCGACCTCGTGGGTGTCGTCGTCCACCCGGTCGAGGACCTCGCCGACGGCCTGCTCGGTCAGGTGCTCGAGCGGCTGGTGGAGCGCCGCGCTGAGCAGGTCACCGCGCAGGCGGCCCTCCGCGCGGTCGACGACCCCGGCCCACACGACGCGGCCG
Above is a genomic segment from Nocardioides aromaticivorans containing:
- a CDS encoding MFS transporter; amino-acid sequence: MTSAPATSTEALSEPELAHARPVLAILALAVGGFTIGTTEFMTMGVLPEVAEGVDVSVPTAGHIISAYALGVVVGVPILAFFGAALPRRGMLVGLMGVYAVFNILSAAAPSYEVLTAARFLDGLPHGAYFGVASLVAASLVTPERRGRAVASVMLGLSVANVVGVPLATFLGQQVGWRSTYLLGGLLALATVAMVLAVVPSVPGDPEASGRKEAREFFGSLQVWLTMAVGAVGFGGMFAVYSYIAKTVTEVGGLERGTVPFFVLALGLGMVVGTWLAGELAAWSVFRSLILSGATGIVLMLVYYAAAPHGWLLLPVAFLVTATGSVLVVNLQLRLMDVAGGAVTLGAAMNHAALNIANALGAWLGGLVIAAGHGYRAPALVGAGLAAIGVAILLVSAVTHRRASVAAAPA
- a CDS encoding ABC transporter ATP-binding protein, with protein sequence MTTTLTRAPAPAPEHVADDPARRVDWRRLKGRTALFAVVAVAISSLGTALGTVLAGRVADHPTGALVGWLALCVVGAATIDTTGRVVWAGVVDRAEGRLRGDLLSAALHQPLEHLTEQAVGEVLDRVDDDTHEVGTLLRQQIWMAMRTGFGAVPMWLVAGFTWWPAFVLFPVVGAVTVWVMRPALVEIARLKVIEEMAWTDHAAALEEGIAGRDDLRTSLGQAFAVQRLAKLSALVHERFGAVVRIEGRVAARVGLVLHGLLLSVALAGVLLAGHGSLPVDRLVTLFLVTTIFVGQINNLAHQLPDIQAGLGAVLRLRQLLAVEAEPVGGEDVPAGALDLRIRHLDFSYAEGAFALQDVEMYVEAGHTVALVGRTGSGKSTLASLLSRAVEPPAGTIFLGGSDITTLDLHELRRRVGVVTQRTEILAGTLAENIALFASVPREEIEAAVDELGLTEWVDGLPQGLDTLLGPGGTTLSAGEEQLVAFARLLVRHVQVVVLDEATARMDPVTESRVVAAADRLISGRTGVLVAHRLSTIERAEMVAVLDHGRVIQQGLREELAVVDGPFQRLLVASAADDEQDLTDPLDASGHVGGRRRTGEPPARPVVGTGPSLARGTWHAMRVRPWWGLYSVVLFLLASIFAPLGALTGFVWGHIVARLDAGEPVGPLTAALAVLLVTGPLLLADAIRRYPRWWIEVMLRVRMSVLIGQVAGHRLPRTPPGEVVARSMDADRYARYSDRWIDFVNGLLIALFTMLVGGTWLAGAVLLVVMTSSALASSIGRPIAGRSAARSSAARAGFGRALVSAVESARTVKLAGRTPQVHAHLRRVDGGRVEAAVFEHRVQAVLDGVPMVMVQVGVVAAWAFYLWDVWGLATALLVATAVNGFDWFGRVAGAVVTEAPGVRSWQRATSRFAGGVDLVELPDGIDLVTGAAPAPAAPGRVPLDQLHLRDFTAVHDDGTIGVAGVDLTIARGELVLLVGQVGSGKSSLLSALAGLIDHTGAVRWNDQQVQDAEAFLRPGQVAHVAQVPRVLSGTFADNVQLGHERRFEEPIAAARLGADVAEAGGPDALVGHRGVRLSGGQVQRLALARALAADAELLLADDVSSALDAATEIELWAALRERHTTVVGATSKRAALAQADRVVVLADGEVAAVGPWTELAGEWGHLAG
- a CDS encoding SDR family oxidoreductase, which encodes MSRPLADLSVIVTGGARGIGRATVERFARQGARVAVGDLDAGLAAQVASGYDDRVATAHLDVTDPDSWTAFLAEVAHLGPFDVLVNNAGIMPLGPVLKEPVGVARTILDVNVHGVINGVKAVAPGMVDRGRGHIVNVASAVGRVAVPHGATYSASKFAVVGFSEAIRQELAPDGIDVTVVLPTVVQTELAAGVPAARGIKPVTADDVAEVIEAAVRRPRPELWVPRWTQGLGKGSLALPRFVQDAMSRATRAGDVLSSADPAARAAYEERARRAAETSDLSE
- the trpS gene encoding tryptophan--tRNA ligase, with the translated sequence MSATTEHTPVPETAQPAVPEGVARPRVLSGIQPTSDSFHLGNYVGAVRQWVDLQRDHQPFFFIADMHALTVEWDPKLLRERTLRGAAQLIAAGVDPAKSAIFVQSHVPAHAQLAWVLNGLTGFGEARRMTQFKDKSAKGGEGAASVGLFAYPVLMAADILLYRPHYVPVGEDQRQHLELTRDLAQRFNSRFKKTFRLPEPYILKATAKLYDLQDPTRKMSKSSSAPSGIIEMLDDPKVTAKKIRSAVTDSGTEIRFDQEEKPGVSNLLTIYSALTGEPISALEAQYAGKMYGDLKKDLADVVVDFVTPFRDRTLELLDDQDHLMQVLAKGAETAGAVAEATLRDVYQRVGFVAPAALRATES
- a CDS encoding cytochrome P450, translated to MTTDQVTRDLPAVRRGDHGLPLLGRVTAYAKDPVALMRHQWETYGPVSPFPFLGQTFVMLLGPDACEEALRNGDKAFANGPAWGRLVGPFFHRGLMLLDGEEHHLHRRIMQEAFTRDRLASYVEAMHPAIARGLDTWPAGDGFRCYPALKQLTLDIAADIFMGGAADTSPEEMQRVNEAFIACVQAASGVVRADVPFTRWGRAHRGRRVLEEFLRHYLPAKRAERTDDLFSVLCHIEGEGGERFSDDDVVNHMIFLMMAAHDTSTITTSTMLQHLGQHPEWQERCRAESLALGEAPSLAELEQLTSLDLVMKESLRLRAPVPMLARRAVKDTVVQGVRVPAGSHVAVGVQFSHLMDDLWTEPDRFDPDRFGPERREDKSHRYAWSPFGGGVHKCIGLHFAGAEVKAILHRLLRTHRWSVDPSYVAPLDNHSLPFPKDGQPIDLVRP
- a CDS encoding TetR/AcrR family transcriptional regulator, whose product is MAVQSGTYKGVSAADRAADRRRRLLDAALSVWADPDQRTTMTAVCRAAGLTERYFYESFGGLDEVLSAVVEEVGTEIESTTLAAADAAGADPAARITAAVAAFVDLLVADPRKGRVAIIEAAALPGLRARRTQLLRHFAHLAAEEAQHHAARRHEDELAGLLFIGGMAEVVTAWLDGALDVAPEEVVATASRAYLGLYPT